One region of Gilliamella sp. ESL0405 genomic DNA includes:
- the asd gene encoding archaetidylserine decarboxylase (Phosphatidylserine decarboxylase is synthesized as a single chain precursor. Generation of the pyruvoyl active site from a Ser is coupled to cleavage of a Gly-Ser bond between the larger (beta) and smaller (alpha chains). It is an integral membrane protein.) produces MLNQLKAMIQYLLPKQMLTVIFGWLAKKQLGIVTTWMIQGFSKLYKIDLSEAQISNVKEYKTFNDFFARELKQDARPIDASTNSVVMPADGVISQFGTIQDNLLLQAKGHFYTLDSLLACHPDMIKFFKNGAFATTYLSPKNYHRFHMPCDGTLREMIYVPGSLFSVSKATTECIANIFARNERVICLFETDFGPMAQILVGATIVGSIEVAWEGLITPPRDGIMKRWTYSGEVKLSKGEDMGCFKLGSTVITLFASNAIEFDSHLKIGDQVRVGQKLAERI; encoded by the coding sequence ATGTTAAATCAGTTAAAAGCAATGATTCAGTATCTTCTTCCTAAACAGATGTTAACCGTTATTTTTGGTTGGCTGGCAAAAAAACAGTTGGGCATCGTGACAACGTGGATGATTCAAGGCTTTAGTAAGCTGTATAAAATCGATTTGAGTGAAGCTCAAATCAGCAATGTCAAAGAGTATAAAACCTTCAATGATTTCTTTGCTCGTGAACTAAAACAAGATGCTCGCCCTATTGATGCTTCAACCAATTCAGTGGTTATGCCGGCTGACGGAGTTATCAGCCAATTTGGTACAATTCAAGACAATTTATTGTTACAAGCAAAAGGGCACTTTTACACGTTAGATTCACTGCTTGCCTGTCATCCTGACATGATTAAGTTTTTTAAAAATGGCGCTTTTGCCACCACTTATTTATCGCCAAAAAACTATCACCGCTTTCATATGCCGTGTGACGGAACTTTACGGGAGATGATCTATGTGCCCGGTTCGCTATTTTCAGTCAGTAAAGCAACCACTGAATGTATTGCGAATATCTTTGCTCGTAACGAACGTGTGATTTGCCTGTTCGAAACCGATTTTGGACCTATGGCTCAAATTTTGGTTGGCGCAACCATTGTTGGAAGTATTGAAGTTGCTTGGGAAGGCCTAATCACCCCTCCACGTGACGGAATTATGAAACGCTGGACTTATTCGGGCGAGGTGAAATTGTCCAAAGGCGAAGATATGGGCTGTTTCAAACTTGGTTCAACAGTGATTACATTATTTGCTTCAAACGCCATTGAATTTGACAGTCATCTTAAAATTGGCGATCAAGTTCGTGTGGGTCAAAAATTAGCAGAAAGGATCTAA
- the rhaB gene encoding rhamnulokinase, which yields MAIRYVAAIDLGASSGRVMLASFDQQTEDLTLSEIHRFSNGFKAIDKHYCWDLNYLEQEILNGLSKIVEQNIKLDSIGIDTWGVDYVLLDSKGEIVGPTYAYRDHRTDSVMEQVQAELGAEAIYQKTGIQFLTFNTLYQLKAMMNENPSWLAQVTDLVMIPDYLIYRLTGKLNREYTNATTTQLVNVTRHDWDDELLNYLGLPRKWFGEITMPGNQVGTWKSPKGDSIPVIAVASHDTASAVIAAPINNHNSAYLCSGTWSLMGIESSQPFTEPHALKANITNEGGVNGSYRVLKNIMGLWLFQRVCAEHQINDIRSLIKQAEQQPAFKHVINPNDSRLLNPESMTETLKQLCHEHNGLKPQSLAELVRCIFDSLALLYREVITELSSLIKQPIQTLHIVGGGCQNAFLNQLCADLCQISVTAGPIESSALGNVGYQLISLGDIADVKQLRQIITHNFKTDIYYPRNMAN from the coding sequence ATGGCAATTCGATACGTTGCTGCAATAGATTTAGGCGCATCAAGCGGCCGTGTAATGTTGGCAAGTTTTGATCAGCAAACGGAAGATTTAACGCTGAGTGAAATACATCGATTTAGTAATGGATTTAAAGCGATAGATAAACATTACTGTTGGGATCTGAATTATTTAGAGCAAGAAATATTAAACGGCTTAAGCAAAATTGTTGAGCAAAATATCAAACTTGACAGTATCGGGATTGATACATGGGGAGTGGATTATGTCTTGCTTGACAGCAAAGGCGAGATTGTTGGGCCAACTTATGCCTATCGCGATCATCGTACTGATAGCGTTATGGAACAAGTTCAAGCTGAATTGGGCGCTGAGGCGATTTATCAAAAAACCGGCATCCAGTTCTTAACCTTCAACACCCTTTATCAACTAAAAGCCATGATGAATGAAAACCCGTCATGGTTAGCACAAGTGACCGATTTAGTGATGATCCCCGATTATCTGATCTATCGTCTTACCGGCAAACTTAACCGGGAATACACCAATGCAACAACAACCCAGTTAGTTAACGTCACCCGTCATGATTGGGATGATGAATTACTGAACTATCTTGGTTTACCCCGTAAATGGTTTGGTGAAATTACTATGCCGGGTAATCAAGTCGGCACTTGGAAAAGCCCCAAAGGCGATTCGATTCCGGTGATTGCTGTCGCCAGTCATGATACCGCCAGCGCAGTGATTGCCGCACCAATCAACAATCACAATAGTGCTTATTTGTGTTCGGGCACTTGGTCATTAATGGGCATTGAATCATCACAACCTTTTACTGAGCCGCACGCTTTAAAAGCCAACATCACCAATGAAGGGGGTGTTAATGGCTCCTATCGGGTATTAAAAAATATTATGGGACTATGGTTATTTCAACGCGTTTGCGCTGAACACCAAATAAATGATATTCGCTCATTGATTAAGCAAGCTGAGCAACAACCCGCTTTTAAACATGTTATCAATCCTAACGATTCCAGACTATTAAACCCAGAATCCATGACTGAAACCTTAAAACAACTCTGTCATGAACATAACGGTCTTAAGCCGCAAAGCTTAGCAGAACTGGTTCGCTGTATTTTCGATAGTTTAGCGCTGTTATATCGGGAAGTCATAACCGAACTATCAAGCTTAATAAAACAGCCTATCCAAACGTTACATATCGTTGGAGGAGGTTGTCAAAACGCATTTTTAAATCAGCTATGTGCTGATCTTTGCCAAATTAGTGTTACTGCCGGACCGATTGAGTCATCTGCACTGGGTAATGTTGGTTACCAGCTCATTTCTTTAGGTGATATTGCGGATGTTAAACAGCTACGCCAGATCATCACGCATAATTTTAAAACTGACATTTATTATCCCCGCAACATGGCTAACTAA
- a CDS encoding L-rhamnose isomerase: MSEVEKAYQIAKTRFEQLGVDTDAAIAAMAKLPISVHCWQGDDVVGFEKLEGELTGGIQATGNYPGKARNADELRADLDKAFSLIPGPKRLNLHACYLEADHKVDRNEIKPEHFANWVNWAKQQHIGLDFNPTYFSHPLSNEGTLTHVDDEIRQFWIDHGKACRKISAYFGKELGTPSVMNIWLPDGMKDITVDKFAPRQRLVQAIDEIISEKLDPKYHIDAVESKLFGIGLESYTAGSNEFYLAYATSRKTALCLDAGHFHPTEVISDKISAVMPFVEHLLLHVSRPVRWDSDHVVLFDDETQNIASEIIRNNLFDRVHIGLDFFDASINRIAAWVIGTRNMKKCLLKALLEPTEKLKQYERERDFTSRLALLEEQKSLPWQAVWDKYCQLNDVPVGSQWLEEVRQYETAVLSQRK; the protein is encoded by the coding sequence ATGAGTGAAGTTGAAAAGGCATATCAAATTGCCAAAACCCGATTTGAGCAGCTAGGTGTCGATACCGATGCCGCAATCGCCGCAATGGCAAAGCTACCGATATCGGTGCATTGCTGGCAGGGCGATGATGTCGTCGGCTTTGAAAAACTAGAAGGTGAATTAACAGGCGGCATTCAAGCAACCGGCAACTATCCGGGTAAAGCACGTAATGCCGATGAGTTAAGAGCTGATTTAGATAAAGCCTTTAGCCTGATCCCGGGTCCCAAAAGATTAAATTTACATGCATGTTATTTAGAGGCTGATCACAAAGTCGATCGTAACGAAATTAAACCGGAACATTTCGCTAATTGGGTAAATTGGGCGAAACAACAGCATATTGGACTTGATTTTAACCCAACTTACTTTTCTCATCCTCTAAGTAATGAAGGTACGTTAACCCATGTCGATGATGAAATTCGCCAGTTTTGGATCGATCATGGTAAAGCTTGCCGTAAAATCTCAGCATATTTTGGCAAAGAGCTTGGCACCCCTTCGGTGATGAATATTTGGCTACCGGACGGCATGAAAGATATAACCGTCGACAAGTTTGCGCCTAGACAACGTTTAGTTCAAGCCATTGATGAGATCATCAGTGAAAAACTTGATCCCAAATATCATATTGATGCGGTTGAAAGCAAACTATTTGGTATTGGGCTTGAGTCTTATACTGCCGGATCAAACGAATTTTATTTAGCCTATGCAACTTCACGTAAAACGGCGCTATGTTTAGATGCCGGGCATTTTCATCCAACCGAAGTGATTTCAGATAAGATCTCCGCAGTAATGCCGTTTGTTGAACACTTATTATTACACGTCAGCCGCCCGGTTCGTTGGGATAGCGATCACGTGGTTTTATTTGATGACGAAACCCAAAACATTGCCAGTGAGATCATCCGTAACAACTTATTCGATCGCGTACATATTGGCTTAGATTTCTTTGATGCCTCAATTAACCGTATTGCCGCTTGGGTGATAGGTACCCGCAATATGAAAAAATGTTTATTAAAAGCCCTGCTTGAGCCGACCGAAAAACTCAAACAGTACGAACGTGAGCGAGACTTTACCTCAAGACTTGCGCTTTTAGAAGAGCAAAAATCGTTACCATGGCAGGCGGTTTGGGATAAGTATTGTCAATTAAACGATGTACCTGTCGGCAGCCAATGGCTCGAAGAGGTACGTCAATATGAAACAGCGGTATTAAGTCAACGTAAATAA
- the rhaD gene encoding rhamnulose-1-phosphate aldolase, with protein sequence MQQIQSSWFVQAMVKATYDMWLKGWDERNGGNVSLRLLESDIISFQNDFYANPRHESLTQDVSKLANQYFIVTGSGKFFRNVILDPADTLAVVKIDEQGKGYYIMWGLVNGGLPTSELAAHLQSHIVRIEHSQGKDRVIMHCHATNLIALTYVLELDTAVITRLLWEMSTECLVVFPDGVGVVPWMVPGKDEIGYATAEQMAKHTLVLWAFHGVFGTGATLDEAFGLIDTAEKSAQILVKVLSMGGKRQTITTEQFKLLAQRFDVKPMQEALQ encoded by the coding sequence ATGCAACAGATTCAATCTTCTTGGTTTGTCCAAGCAATGGTAAAAGCGACTTATGATATGTGGCTAAAAGGTTGGGATGAACGTAACGGCGGTAATGTCAGTTTAAGATTATTAGAAAGTGACATAATTTCATTCCAAAACGACTTTTATGCTAATCCTCGCCACGAATCATTAACGCAAGATGTGAGCAAATTAGCTAACCAATATTTTATTGTCACCGGATCGGGCAAATTCTTTCGTAACGTCATTTTAGATCCTGCTGACACGTTGGCTGTGGTCAAAATTGACGAACAGGGCAAAGGTTATTACATCATGTGGGGACTGGTAAATGGTGGATTACCTACTTCAGAGCTAGCGGCTCACTTGCAATCACATATCGTGCGTATTGAACACAGTCAGGGTAAAGATCGGGTAATTATGCATTGTCATGCAACCAATCTTATTGCTTTAACTTATGTGCTTGAGCTTGATACAGCGGTGATTACTCGATTGTTATGGGAAATGAGTACGGAATGTTTAGTTGTCTTTCCCGACGGTGTGGGTGTGGTTCCATGGATGGTGCCCGGCAAAGACGAAATCGGCTATGCAACTGCCGAACAAATGGCGAAACACACGCTTGTGTTATGGGCATTTCATGGCGTCTTTGGCACCGGCGCTACATTAGATGAAGCCTTTGGTCTGATAGATACCGCTGAAAAGTCTGCTCAAATACTGGTCAAAGTCTTATCAATGGGCGGCAAACGCCAAACTATCACTACTGAACAATTTAAGTTATTGGCACAAAGGTTTGATGTCAAACCAATGCAGGAGGCGTTGCAGTAA
- the rhaT gene encoding L-rhamnose/proton symporter RhaT — MSSSIILGIFWHFIGAASAACFYAPLKKVKNWSWETMWSIAGIFSWIILPWSISYYLLPDFLGYYGSFGFDTLLPVFLFGAMWGVGNIGYGLTMRYLGMSMGIGIAIGITLIVGTLMTPIIQGQFGELIASTGGKMTLLGVVIAVIGVAIVTYAGLLKEKTLGVQVADFNLKKGLLLAVMCGIFSAGMSFAMSAAVPMHNKAAELGVDHLYVALPSYVIIMGGGAIINLGFCIIRLCYQPELSFKKDIAIAKSLLISNALFAILGGAMWYFQFFFYAWGHANIPADYGFMSWMLHMSFYVLCGGIVGLVLKEWFGTGSKPVRILCLGCLVIIVAANVVGLGMAN, encoded by the coding sequence ATGAGTAGTTCAATTATTTTAGGCATTTTTTGGCACTTTATTGGTGCCGCTTCTGCCGCCTGTTTTTACGCACCACTAAAAAAAGTCAAAAATTGGTCTTGGGAAACGATGTGGTCAATCGCCGGTATCTTTTCTTGGATCATCCTTCCTTGGTCGATTAGCTATTATTTGCTCCCGGATTTTTTGGGATACTACGGCTCATTCGGTTTTGATACTTTACTTCCGGTGTTTTTATTCGGCGCTATGTGGGGCGTTGGTAATATCGGTTATGGGCTAACCATGCGTTATTTAGGTATGTCTATGGGCATAGGTATTGCAATTGGCATTACCTTGATTGTTGGCACACTGATGACGCCGATTATACAAGGTCAATTTGGTGAACTCATTGCCTCAACCGGCGGTAAAATGACCCTGCTTGGCGTTGTTATTGCTGTTATTGGCGTTGCGATTGTCACTTATGCCGGATTACTAAAAGAGAAAACCCTTGGGGTACAAGTTGCCGATTTTAACTTGAAAAAAGGGCTGTTACTTGCTGTGATGTGTGGGATTTTTTCTGCCGGCATGTCATTTGCCATGAGCGCTGCTGTCCCTATGCATAATAAAGCTGCTGAACTGGGGGTTGATCATCTTTATGTCGCCTTACCTAGTTATGTCATCATCATGGGCGGTGGTGCAATTATTAATCTGGGCTTTTGTATTATACGCCTTTGCTACCAACCTGAACTCTCCTTTAAAAAAGATATCGCTATTGCCAAATCGTTACTAATCAGTAATGCCTTGTTCGCCATATTAGGCGGTGCAATGTGGTACTTCCAATTTTTCTTTTATGCTTGGGGACATGCCAATATCCCGGCTGATTATGGCTTTATGAGTTGGATGTTGCACATGAGTTTTTATGTGCTATGTGGTGGCATTGTTGGATTGGTATTAAAAGAGTGGTTTGGCACCGGCAGTAAACCTGTGCGTATATTGTGTCTGGGTTGTTTGGTAATTATTGTTGCCGCCAACGTGGTTGGTTTAGGCATGGCAAATTAA